Proteins from a single region of Palaemon carinicauda isolate YSFRI2023 chromosome 32, ASM3689809v2, whole genome shotgun sequence:
- the LOC137625572 gene encoding piggyBac transposable element-derived protein 4-like → MTLTEPYLDRNRTITVDNWFTSLSLVKELYKRNTYLIGTSRRKGYVPKIILDKKVSRPVDSSNFLFHENVSMVSFKPKKDKIVLLLSSKHNSSAIGERNKPEPIHFYNKTKGGGDLPDRMRARYSYNRKTRSWSLCLFYAMLIIAVINCFILSKLQQTCQTKFRRLFMHTFARELVHPWAEKRLQQAGMKLSASHLIRSCFSLTSNEEPQRQQAGQRKKRCSICEWKTAS, encoded by the coding sequence ATGACTCTTACAGAACCCTACTTAGACAGGAACCGTACAATCACAGTGGACAACTGGTTTACTTCGCTGTCCCTGGTGAAAGAGCTTTACAAGAGGAATACCTACCTAATTGGGACTTCAAGAAGGAAAGGGTATGTTCCTAAAATAATCTTGGATAAAAAGGTCAGTAGGCCAGTAGATTCCAGCAACTTTCTGTTCCATGAAAATGTGAGTATGGTGTCATTCAAACCGAAAAAGGATAAAATTGTGCTACTGCTGTCATCCAAGCACAACTCTTCTGCTATCGGCGAAAGAAACAAACCTGAACCAATAcacttttataataaaacaaagggaGGAGGGGATTTACCGGACAGGATGCGTGCCAGGTACAGCTACAACCGGAAAACCAGAAGCTGGTCACTTTGCTTGTTTTATGCTATGCTAATTATTGCTGTGATAAATTGCTTTATTCTTAGCAAGCTTCAGCAAACCTGTCAAACAAAATTTAGGCGCCTCTTCATGCACACTTTCGCCAGGGAGTTGGTCCATCCTTGGGCAGAAAAGAGATTGCAACAGGCTGGGATGAAGTTGTCAGCCAGCCACCTCATCCGTTCCTGCTTCTCTCTCACAAGCAATGAGGAACCCCAGCGCCAGCAGGCAGGCCAAAGGAAGAAGAGATGCAGTATCTGCGAATGGAAAACAGCTAGCTAA